TCTGACAGGAGAGTACAGGAAGAAACTACCAGAAGAGTAAATCAGGAACGAGGAACGGTAACAGGCTCACGTAATAACACAACCACCCCAACAAGAACTCAAACTACAACAACTACAGAACGTACTACACGTGAAACAAATGTAAACAGCAGTTTACCAACTCGCACTACTACAACCACACGCAGCGAAAGCAATACTTCCACTTCGCGTGAAAGTAACTCCAATGTAGAAAGAAGAAGTAACACTAACTATTATGGTAAACCAATCGGACGCCCTGTAAAAGTGGAACCGCAAATGCGAAGTACTACAACCACAAATACGAGCAGAACAACAAATACGTCGACATCAGGAAGAACGTCCACCGATAATTCAAGCTCAAGCAGAACGAGCACCACCGGCGGAAGAAGATAAAAAATCGAACAATCTATATAATTCAAAAGCGAAATCGATAGGTTTCGCTTTTGAATTGATCATTTGTTTTGAAAATAACTATATTTGCATGTTAAATACATCAAACATATACGTTTCTTTTAAATATCTCAACATCTCACATCCTAATAAGCTATTAAAATGCAATGAAAAAACAATGTCCGACTTGTCACGGTTCAGGTCAAGTTTTAGGAAAATGCGCTATGTGTAATGGTACTGGGAAAAGCAGTACGGGAAATACTTGTCAAAGTTGTGGAGGATCAGGTAAATTTTACAAATTCTGTTCTACTTGCGGAGGTTCGGGAGAAGTAGAAAGCGGAGGTGAACACTGGTCCGGAGACGGAATGGAAAGTTGATTTTATAAAAAAAGGATTTTCACAATAAAATAAAGTGAAAATCCTTTTTTATAGATACGTTACGTAGGTAGTTTAATATCTGTTTCCTCCGCGGTAACCACCTCCACGGTAACCACTTCCACCAAATCTGTTATTGTCACGTCTTTCTGTTTTTGGACGTGCTACACTTACGCTGATGGTTTTTCCTTCAAATTCTGTTTCGTTTAATTTTTCAATTGCAGCTTGCGCTTCTTCGTCGTTAGGCATTTCCACGAAGCCAAAACCGCGTGAACGTCCTGTTTCTCTGTCTTTAATAATATTTGCAGAAGTAACTTCTCCAAAACCTGAAAATAATTCTTGTAAACTTTCGCTGGTTGTAGAAAAGTTCACATTTGAAATGTAAATGTTCATTTTTTAAAATTAATTTTTATTGTTATTGTTTATATGCAATGTTAATCGCATTATTTCCTTTGTGTCCTCTTTCCAGTTCAAACAAAACCACATCTCCCACTTTAATATTTTTCGGCGCTTTACTGATGTGGAAAAAATACTTGTTTGTACTTCCTAAATCTTTAATAAATCCATACCCTTTTTCTTCATTAAAATACTCCACTCTTCCTTGCATTCCTACGGATTCTTCCTCTTCATGTTTTGGAGCCGATATTAAAATCTGGTCTAATTCTATTTCCGGTTTTTTTATTGTCAAATCCGGTTTTGTATCGGTAATCATTCCGTTTGCATCTACGTAGGCAATCATATCATCAAAGGATTTACTCCCGGGATTCGTTTTACGTTCTTCTTTTCGCTTGCTTTTTTCTTTTCTTTTTTGTTCTTTTCTTTTTTCTACTTCCTTTTTATTAAATGAATTGGGTCTTGACATATAAGTTGATTTTTGTGATTGTGCTATTTTTATAGAATGTTTTTATGTGTGGAAAATAAGATTTATTATTACAATATGTGACGTTCGCAGCCATTTTCAACGAACAAAAAAGTGAATTTGAGGTCAGTTTAAGATGAGAAATCCTTTTAAGAATAAAGGGAGTTGTAATCTCTTATGAGAGGTTCAATATAGACTCTATTGTTTTGAACTACAAAGATACTTATAATAATTCGAATAATTGATATAAGTTGCTGATATTTCGGAATAATTATAAAAAAATCAGATACAAACCCGATTTCAATAAACATAAACAACAACTAAACATGTAAACTTCAAACATTAAACGTCTATACATCAAACTTTTTTACTACCTTTGCACCCGAAATTTAGAGTCTAAAACAATTTAATGTAATTTTTATGAATGTAGTTACAAAAACCATCACACTCGGTGATGGACGTGAAATTACCATTGAAACAGGTAAATTGGCGAAACAAGCCGATGGTTCTGTGGTGGTAAAAATGGGTGAAACCATGCTTTTGGCTACCGTTTGTGCAGCAAAAGATGCTGTTCCCGGTACCGACTTTATGCCGCTTTCGGTAGATTATAAAGAAAAATTTGGCGCTGCCGGTCGTTTTCCCGGTGGATTTACACGCCGCGAAGGAAAAGCTTCCGATTACGAAATTCTCGTTTCCCGTTTGGTTGACCGTGCCCTTCGTCCTTTGTTCCCTGACGATTTCCATGCTGAAGTATTTGTAAACGTAATGATGATTTCTGCCGATGGCGTTGATATGCCGGACGCATTAGCGGGCTTGGCAGCATCTGCAGCATTGGCGGTTTCAGATATTCCTTTTAACGGACCAATTTCAGAAGTTCGTGTAGCACGTATCAATGGAGAATTTGTTATCAATCCTACATTTGCACAATTGGAAGATGCAGATATGGATTTAATGGTGGCTGCAACCATCGATAATATTATGATGGTAGAAGGCGAAATGAAAGAAGTAAGCGAAGATGATTTATTGGATGCCTTGAAAATAGCTCATGAAGCGATTAAAGTTCATTGCCAAGCTCAAATGGAATTGACTGAAGCGGTAGGTAAAACCGTAAAACGTGAATACAGCCACGAAGAAAACGACGAAGACTTGAAAAAAGACATTTGGGAAAAAACATATCCAAAAGCTTATGCTTTAGCCACTGCTTGCAATGCCGACAAACATTCACGTGCAGAAAATTTTGAAGCGGTAAAAGCGGAATATGTTGCCGGTTTGGAACCCGAAGTTGCTGAAGAAAAGAAAGGATTAATTGACAGATATTATCACGCCGTGGAAAAGGAAGCGATGCGTCGTTCTATTTTGGATGAAGGCAAACGTTTAGACGGACGTAAAACCACCGAAATTCGTCCTATCTGGTGCGAAATTGATTATTTACCGGGACCTCATGGTTCTGCAGTTTTCACTCGCGGAGAAACTCAATCGCTTACCACTGTAACATTGGGTACTAAAATGGACGAAAAAATCATTGATGAAGCATTGATACAAGGTAAGGAACGTTTCTTATTGCACTATAATTTTCCTCCATTTTCCACAGGTGAAGCTCGTCCCTCACGCGGTGTTGGTCGTCGCGAAATTGGTCATGGAAATTTGGCTTTCCGCGCACTTAAACCAATGATACCGGAAGATTATCCTTATGTAGTACGTGTTGTTTCCGATATTCTGGAATCAAACGGTTCATCTTCAATGGCTACGGTTTGTGCAGGCACATTAGCTTTGATGGACGCAGGTGTGAAAATTAAAAAACCGGTATCCGGTATTGCTATGGGATTAATTTCTGAAAATAAAGGAAAAAACTTTGCCGTCCTTTCTGATATTTTAGGTGATGAAGACCATTTGGGTGATATGGACTTTAAAGTAACCGGAACAAAAGACGGTATTACCGCTACTCAAATGGATATAAAAGTGGACGGACTTTCGTATGAGATTTTGGAAACTGCGCTTCGCCAAGCGAAAGAAGGACGTATGCATATTTTGGGTAAAATTACTGAAACTATTGCCGAGCCACGTGAAGACTTGAAACCACACGCTCCACGCATCGTAGTAATGTTTATTCCAAAAGAATTGATTGGTGCTGTAATCGGACCTGGTGGAAAAATAATTCAAAACATACAGGCAGAAACAGGAGCTAGTGTAGCTATTGAAGAAATTGGCGAACAAGGTCGTGTAGAAATTGCATCTTCAAATAAAACATCGCTTGATGCTGCTGTTGCCAAAATCAAAGGCATCGTTGCAATCCCTGAAGTAGGTGAAACTTATAATGCCAAAGTAAAATCTATTATGCCTTACGGTGCATTTGTAGAATTTATGCCGGGTAAAGAAGGTTTGCTTCACATTTCAGAATTGGATTGGAAACGTGTGGAAACAATGGAACAAGCAGGTTTGAAAGAAGGTGATATCATTGATGTAAAATTACTTGATATTGACCAAAAAACAGGTAAATTCAAACTCTCACACAAAGTATTGATTCCACGTCCGCCTCGCGAAGAGAAACCGCAAGCCTAAAAAAGTTTTGAATTTCAAATTACAACTTGATAAAGTACATAAAAACGCCGCTCTCATAATGAAAAGCGGCGTTTTATTTTGGTTTAAATTCCCAAAAAGACAATTATAAATATTTAACAAAAAGACGCAACATAAAATCATTTTTATTTCGATTTTTTTATTTCTTTTGCATTGCATATTGCTGTTAAATACTGCACATCAAATAACTTATTCCTTCCATTCAGCAACATTCGTGAGATTTAATTCCGCTGTTTTTTTAGATTTATTTTCTTGAAATTATTTAAAAAAATTAAAACTTATGAAGAAAGCGTTACTCTTTTTGCAAATTTTTCTTTCCCCCTTATTTACTTTTGGTTTAACTTACAACGTAACTGTTCCAACAGGAACCAAAGTTTGTTATATTGCCGGTGAAATGAACGGCTGGTCTCAGCAAGAGATGAACAAAGTGGATGACACACATTATACGTTAGATATCGCTATTGCAACAACATCCCAAAAATATAAGTATTGTTCGGGTCCGAGTTGGGCTTATGTAGAAAATATTGCAGATAATAGAAGCTATTCTACAACTGACGTTGTTACATCTTGGACATTAATATATGATCCTAACGCTATTGCAACAGATATTACTTATACGGTTACCGTACCGGAAGGTACAGATGTTTGTTATTTTGCTGGGCTCTCAACTGGTTGGGTTCATAAACAGATGTCCAGAGTAGATGCAACACACTTCAAGATTATTGTAAACAGCGGAAATAAGGATATTTACAAATATTGTTCAGGACCAGATTGGGCTTATGAAGAAGTAGATGCAAACGGTCAATCAATTTCAAATAGAAATTATAACTCATCAGATATTGTTGCAAAATGGAAACAAGTTTACTATTCTGCTCCTATTGGAGTGACATATAATGTTACGGTTCCATCCGGCACAAATACATGTTATCTTTCGGGAGATATGAATAACTGGAGTTTTACTCCAATGATAAAAACAGATGATACACATTTTATGGTAAATATTCCTGATGCAAAAAATTATCAAAAATATATTTACTATTCAGGACCGGACTTAGCTTACAAAGAAAAAAAATCAGACGATTCAAATGTGGCAGACAGAAGCTTTAGTTATTATGATGTAGTTGAAAAATGGTCATCGATTTATTCACCAGGTTCATCAATCAGCTTAACCTCTAATTTTTCTCAACAAAGTTATGAATGTGAAACAACTCTGCCTATTACATGGACAAGTTCAAATATCCAGAATGTGAGAGTTCTTTTTTCGGGTGATTATGGATTAACGTGGAGCGAAATTGCATCTGTTCCTGCCGGTAATGGAATGTATAATTGGACTTTACCTTCAAAAGCATTCTATCAGTGTAAAATTATGATTTGTGATGCTTCAAATAATCTTGTGAGTAGTGCCACAAAAGAAATGTTTGTTGTTTATAATCATCTTCCTGAAAAAGTAGATCCATTGCTTAAAAATTATTATCAGGTATTTACAGACCCCTACAACGAGAAATATCCGGTAACCACAACTGCGGATAGTGACAATATTAATGGAAAAGTCGGAAATGCGTGTGGTCCTACTGCTGTATCAAATATTTTAGCTTATTGGGAATTTCCTAGAAAAGGTTTTGGGGCTAGAACTTTTACAGATATAAAAAATTGTACATGGTCTGCCGATTTTTCTTCAGCTGATTATAATTTTGATTTAACTAATGATCAGTTAACCACAAGTAGTCCACAAGCATTAATAGACGCTAATGCTACTCTTATGTATCATGCTGGAGTAAGTATGCACGATATTTACAGAAGTGGAAATTCTGTCGGAGTGTTAAACGCATTCAAACAATACTTTGGATACAATGCCGGTACCGTAGAATTATGTAGAGATGACTATCTTCCTGAACAATGGGAAAAAATAATGAAATCTGAATTGAGCCTCGGAAGACCACAGATGATTCAAGGATGGGCAAATTATTTTGAAGATGGAGGTTATGGAGGACATTGGTTTATGTGTGATGGATACTCTGCTGATAATCTTTTCCATATCAGTCTTGATTATGGAGAAAACGGTGGAAGAAAATATTGTCCGTTGTATGAATTTGATTATTATAAAATGAGAAACTGGACATTTGCATATTTAGAACCTGAAAAAAACGGCAGAAACATACAGCTCATTTTTCCCGTTGGAGAAGAAAACTGGAAACAAGGAACAGTAAAAAATATTCAGTGGACAAGCACAGGTATTTCAAATGTAAAAATCGAGTTTACCGAAAATGGCGGTGAGTCTTGGACCACTATCGCTAATAATATTTCTGCTAATTTAGGTAATTACAATATTACATTACCCACGATTATTTCTACAAAATGTAAAATTAGGGTAAGTGATACATCAGATATAAATATATATAGCAGAAATAAAACAAACTTCAGCATATATGATACAAAGTCACTTCAATTAATTTCTTCCATATCATCATCTGTTCAAAGGGGAGTAATTTTACCCCTTAGATGGACATCAAAAGGTGTAAACACAGTTACAATTGAATACAGCCTGAATAATGGACAAACTTGGGATTTAATCACTGAAAAAAATGCGGATGACTTTGTTTACAAATGGATTATTCCTAATGTGATTTCTTCAAACTGCAAAGTTAGAATTACCGACAAATCCGATAATTCCCTACTTTCGGAAAGTTCTCCATTTTCTATTATCAGCAATTCTATTCTTGGTGGACCTTATCCTGTAGATGAAAACACATTAGCATTGTATCATTTTGATAATGATTATTTTAATTCTGTGAGCACACAAACTTATGCATATTCTTTCAATACTACTGATTTTATTTCAAATAATGAGAATAAAATGGATTATGCTCTTAGAATTGACAACACAAATTCAGATATTTCAAGTTGTGTAGTGTTGCCATACGAAAATCCGTTAAGTTTAATTGGAGATTGGACTATTGAATTTTGGTTCAAAATTAATTCCTGGGGAGGAACTTCTACCGCTTATCCGTTTTTATTTATAAAGTCTGGAGCAAATTATTTCATCTTTCTTGATGTTGCTTCAAAATCATTACACGTAGGGTACGATTATGAAGGAGGAGCTGAAAATCTGTATTTGCCAAGTAATAGTTTGGAATTAAACAAATGGTATCATATCTTATATACACGCAATACTACAAATTCCACATTAAACTGTCAACTTCATGATATAAATCGCCAAGAATTAATATCTAAATCTGCAAATTACAACCCCTTACATATTCCTAAAACAAATACAGAGCCAATAAATATTGGGGGATATGCCGGCGGATCGAATGTTCAATTTGACGGATATATTGATGAAGTCCGTATCAGCAATATAGTTAGAGATTTTGTATCAACAGGAATAAATACTGTAAAAACAGACCCGTTATTCTCCATTTATCCTAATCCTTCAAACGGAATTATTCATATAAATTGGAAAAAAGGAATTACTGAGGGAGAAATTTCATTTATGAATAATTTAGGACAAATACTACTAAAGAAGAATATCACTGAAATAAGAAACAATTCTATTTCATTAAAAAATTTCCCGGAAGGAATTTATTATATCAAATTATCCGATAAAAATAACTGTTGGACAGAAAAAATTATTTTGAAATAAATCTACTAATGACAACACCGCCATTTTCTTTTTGAAAATGGCGGTGTTTAATATTTATTGGCAAATCAGTTGTTATCCGTAAATAATTTTTCCTTTTTCGTCTTTAAACTCTTTGAATTTTTCGTCAGACTCAGGGCAATCAAAACTCTTTAGATACTGTTCCATAGCTCTATAACTCATACCCATACTGGAAAATCCTCCGTCGTGGAATAAATTTTGCATGGTTACTTTACGAGTCAAATCACTAAACATTACCACACAATAATCGGCGCATTCATCAGCATCAGCATTTCCAAGCGGAGCAACACGTTCAGAGAAATCCACCAAACTATCGAAACCTTTCACACCGCTTCCTGCTGTAGTTATGGTTGGCGATTGAGAAATAGTATTTACTCTCACATTATGCTCACGACCATAAATATACCCGAAACTGCGAGCAATACTTTCTAACATTGCTTTAGCGTCTGCCATATCGTTGTAGCCGTAAATTGTACGTTGAGCAGCCATATATGAAAGCGCGACAACAGAACCTCCTTCAGAAATGGCATCCATTCTCTTTGCCACTTGCATCATTTTGTGGAAAGAAATAGCCGAAATATCAAGTGTGGTATTCAACATTTCGTAATCCAAATCATCGTAAGTGCGTTTTTTACGCACATTTGGCGACATTCCGATGGAGTGAAGTACAAAATCAATTTTTCCTCCTAACGCCTCCATTGATTCCCGAAAAACAGTTTCCAAATCTTCTACCGAAGTTGCATCAGCAGGAATCAACTTTGCATTTAGTTTGTCGGCAAGTTCTTGTGTTGTTCCCATTCTCACTGCCAGCGGCGTGTTTGACAATGTGATGATTGCACCTTCTTCTACAGCGCGTTCAGCTACCTTCCAGGCAATTGACATTTCGTTTAATGCTCCAAATACAATTCCTCTTTTACCTTTTAATAAATTATAAGTCATAATTGTTGTTTTTGATTTTACTAAAGATAAAACTAATTCTATTAGAAAAAGTTCAATCTAAGTTTTTAGATTTTGGCACAAAAATAGTAAAAATGTGCAGTTTCAGAAAATGCAAAGACAAAAATTAACCTTTTTTGTAAGGTCGAGTTGACAAATTCATATAAACAAAATAGGATTCAAATCAATTTGAACCCTATTTTCATCTTATCAAAATAAAAGAATTAATCTTCTTCTTTCTTACTTGCTTCGTATTCTTTCAAGAGTTTATCCTGAACATCGCTTGGAACAAGTTCATAACTGGCAAATTTCATCGTAAACGAAGCACGACCACCTGTAAGTGAACTCAACGAAGTTGAATAAGAAGACATCTCTTTCAAAGGTACTTTAGCTTTCAGTTTTTCAAATCCTTTTTCACTTTCCATACCCATAATCATAGCGCGGCGTCCTTGCAAATCGCCCATCACATCTCCCATATAATCTGATGGAACTGAAACAGTTACATCGTAAATAGGTTCCAAAATTTTTGGTCCTGCATTTTTGAATGCATCACTGAAGGCATTACGTCCTGCCAACATAAACGAAATTTCGTTTGAATCTACCGGGTGCATTTTTCCGTCGTAAACTATTACGCGAACATCACGCGCATACGAACCCGTTAGTGGACCTTGTTCCATGCGTTGCATTAAACCTTTGAGAATTGCCGGCAAGAAACGAGCGTCAATAGCTCCACCCACAATGCTGTTCACAAAAACTAATTTTCCGCCCCATTCCAAATCGATGGTTTGAGTATCGCGTGCAGTAACTTTGTATTCCTGTCCATTAAATTTATAGGTTTCAGGCATGGGCATACCTTCCATATATGGTTCTACAATCAAGTGAACTTCACCAAATTGTCCTGCTCCACCCGATTGTTTTTTATGCCTATAATCGGCACGAGCAGCTTTGGTAATAGTTTCTCTGTAGGGGATTTTTGGTTCTAAAAATTCAATCTCCAATTTATCATTATTCTCCAGTCGCCATTTTAGAGTTTTTAAGTGGAATTCTCCTTGTCCCGAAATAATAGTTTGTTTCAATTCTTTCGAGATTTCCACAATCCAAGTAGGATCTTCTTCTTTCATACGATTCAACGCTTCGCTTAATTTTTCAGCATTGGCTTCGTTTGCCGGTTTAATTGCCCTACGGTAGCGAGGTTCCGGATATTTAATAAAATCAAACTTATGTTCAACGCCTTTTGCATTCAAAGTATTTCCTGTATAAACATCCTTTAATTTTACAGCAACACCAATGTTTCCTGCAACAAACTCTTCAGCAGCGGTTCTAATTTGTCCGGCAACTGTATAAAGCTGGGCTACACGTTCTTTTGAGCCACGATTTGCATTGGTTAAATCATCACCTTGTTTCACCTTACCGGACATTACTTTGAAATATGAAACTTCACCAATATGCGGTTCAACTGTCGTTTTAAAGAAGAATAAGCTTGTAGGCGCATTTACATCCAATTTTACTTCTTCGCCTTCAGAATTTACAGGAGCAGGCATTTGATTTGGAGAGGGGGCAACCATATTCAAAAAGTTCATCACGCGGTGAACCGCCATATTTTGCTCTGCCGAGCATACAAAAACGGGGAAAATACTTCGTGAAATTAACCCTTTTTGAATTCCGTCACGCATTTCTTCTTCCGTTAAAGAACCCTGGTCAAAATATTTTTCCATCAATCCTTCATCATTTTCAGCGGCTGCTTCCAATAAAACCTGATATAATTCGTCAGCTTTATCTTTTTCTTCTGCAGGAATATCCAACACCTCAGGAGTTATTGCTCCCGGTTTGAACTTGTACATTTTTTGTTTTAAAACATCAACCACCCCACTAAAAGAAAGTCCGCTCCCAACAGGATATTGTACGGGAACTACCTTACTTCCATACATTTCTTTTAAGTTAGCTAAAGTATTCTCATAATCCGATTTTTCATGATCCAAATGGTTAATTAAAAACATCAAAGGTTTATGTAATTTTTCTGCATAACGAAACTGATTCATAGTCCCTACTTCTATCCCATTTGATCCACTTACCAACATCAAAGCCATATCTGTTACATTCAACGCAGAAATAACACCTCCCACAAAATCATCGGAACCCGGACAATCAATAAAATTCATCATTTTATCTTTCCACTCAAAAGAAAATACGGTTGAAAACACAGAATATCCATATTCTTTTTCAACCGGAAAATAATCACTAACAGTATTCTTACCGTCCACTGTGCCACGACGTTTTATAACTCCACTCTCGAAAAGCATCGCTTCAGCGAGAGTGGTTTTCCCGACGCCAGAACTGCCTATTAAAGCAATGTTCTTAATCTCATTTGTTTTATACACTTTCATATCTTATTGGTATTTAATTAATTAAGTTAATTTAGTTTTTCCAAAAAATAAGATTGCAATGTATAAAAAAATAACATAAAAATATCACGTATTTATATGTTATAAAACATATATACCAACAAAAAAGAGCAATTACGATAAACACAACGTAATTGCTCTTTTCTGCTTTGTAAAAAACGGCGTCTATCCGCCGGTTGGCGGACAAGTTCTACTCTCCTTTCTTGTTGACGTGAGTACCATTGGACGTTACCGGGCTTATCCATCGGCTAACGGATCGGAAAACGGGAAGAAGGATACTGCGAAAAAACATTGTTTGAAAACAAAAAGCCCCGACTACATTGCTGTAATCGAGGCTTTCTGATAAAAAACGGCGGCTATCTACTCTCCCACTTGTTGTGCAGTACCATCGACGTTACCGGGCTTAACTTCTCTGTTCGGAATGGGAAGAGGTGGAACCCCGGTGCTAAAACCACCTGAATAAGTTTCGACATTTCAATAAGAAAAAGATAAAACTTCGGGTAAAGTTTTATAAGAGTTTAACGAGATTAAATTTTTATTTTTCCCTTGTCTTTCTCCCCTTCTCATTGGGAGGGGTTGAGGGAGGTTAAAAAGCGTTCGGGCAATTAGTACTGCTCGGCTTGTATATCACTATTGTACACCTGCAGCCTATCAACGTGGTAGTCTTCCACGACCCTAAATAATGAGATCTAATCTTGAAGCCGGCTTCGCGCTTAGATGCTTTCAGCGCTTATCCAAACCGAACGTGGCTACTGAGCAATGCTCCTGGCGGAACAACTCATCGACCAGAGGTTCGTCCAATACGGTCCTCTCGTACTAGTATCAGACCTTCGCAAATCTCAAACGCCCACAACAGATAGGGACCGAACTGTCTCACGACGTTCTGAACCCAGCTCGCGTGCCACTTTAATCGGCGAACAGCCGAACCCTTGGGACCTNNNNNNNNNNNNNNNNNNNNNNNNNNNNNNNNNNNNNNNNNNNNNNNNNNNNNNNNNNNNNNNNNNNNNNNNNNNNNNNNNNNNNNNNNNNNNNNNNNNNNNNNNNNNNNNNNNNNNNNNNNNNNNNNNNNNNNNNNNNNNNNNNNNNNNNNNNNNNNNNNNNNNNNNNNNNNNNNNNNNNNNNNNNNNNNNNNNNNNNNNNNNNNNNNNNNNNNNNNNNNNNNNNNNNNNNNNNNNNNNNNNNNNNNNNNNNNNNNNNNNNNNNNNNNNNNNNNNNNNNNNNNNNNNNNNNNNNNNNNNNNNNNNNNNNNNNNNNNNNNNNNNNNNNNNNNNNNNNNNNNNNNNNNNNNNNNNNNNNNNNNNNNNNNNNNNNNNNNNNNNNNNNNNNNNNNNNNNNNNNNNNNNNNNNNNNNNNNNNNNNNNNNNNNNNNNNNNNNNNNNNNNNNNNNNNNNNNNNNNNNNNNNNNNNNNNNNNNNNNNNNNNNNNNNNNNNNNNNNNNNNNNNNNNNNNNNNNNNNNNNNNNNNNNNNNNNNNNNNNNNNNNNNNNNNNNNNNNNNNNNNNNNNNNNNNNNNNNNNNNNNNNNNNNNNNNNNNNNNNNNNNNNNNNNNNNNNNNNNNNNNNNNNNNNNNNNNNNNNNNNNNNNNNNNNNNNNNNNNNNNNNNNNNNNNNNNNNNNNNNNNNNNNNNNNNNNNNNNNNNNNNNNNNNNNNNNNNNNNNNNNNNNNNNNNNNNNNNNNNNNNNNNNNNNNNNNNNNNNNNNNNNNNNNNNNNNNNNNNNNNNNNNNNNNNNNNNNNNNNNNNNNNNNNNNNNNNNNNNNNNNNNNNNNNNNNNNNNNNNNNNNNNNNNNNNNNNNNNNNNNNNNNNNNNNNNNNNNNNNNNNNNNNNNNNNNNNNNNNNNNNNNNNNNNNNNNNNNNNNNNNNNNNNNNNNNNNNNNNNNNNNNNNNNNNNNNNNNNNNNNNNNNNNNNNNNNNNNNNNNNNNNNNNNNNNNNNNNNNNNNNNNNNNNNNNNNNNNNNNNNNNNNNNNNNNNNNNNNNNNNNNNNNNNNNNNNNNNNNNNNNNNNNNNNNNNNNNNNNNNNNNNNNNNNNNNNNNNNNNNNNNNNNNNNNNNNNNNNNNNNNNNNNNNNNNNNNNNNNNNNNNNNNNNNNNNNNNNNNNNNNNNNNNNNNNNNNNNNNNNNNNNNNNNNNNNNNNNNNNNNNNNNNNNNNNNNNNNNNNNNNNNNNNNNNNNNNNNNNNNNNNNNNNNNNNNNNNNNNNNNNNNNNNNNNNNNNNNNNNNNNNNNNNNNNNNNNNNNNNNNNNNNNNNNNNNNNNNNNNNNNNNNNNNNNNNNNNNNNNNNNNNNNNNNNNNNNNNNNNNNNNNNNNNNNNNNNNNNNNNNNNNNNNNNNNNNNNNNNNNNNNNNNNNNNNNNNNNNNNNNNNNNNNNNNNNNNNNNNNNNNNNNNNNNNNNNNNNNNNNNNNNNNNNNNNNNNNNNNNNNNNNNNNNNNNNNNNNNNNNNNNNNNNNNNNNNNNNNNNNNNNNNNNNNNNNNNNNNNNNNNNNNNNNNNNNNNNNNNNNNNNNNNNNNNNNNNNNNNNNNNNNNNNNNNNNNNNNNNNNNNNNNNNNNNNNNNNNNNNNNNNNNNNNNNNNNNNNNNNNNNNNNNNNNNNNNNNNNNNNNNNNNNNNNNNNNNNNNNNNNNNNNNNNNNNNNNNNNNNNNNNNNNNNNNNNNNNNNNNNNNNNNNNNNNNNNNNNNNNNNNNNNNNNNNNNNNNNNNNNNNNNN
The genomic region above belongs to uncultured Paludibacter sp. and contains:
- a CDS encoding Enoyl-(acyl-carrier-protein) reductase (NADH) — encoded protein: MTYNLLKGKRGIVFGALNEMSIAWKVAERAVEEGAIITLSNTPLAVRMGTTQELADKLNAKLIPADATSVEDLETVFRESMEALGGKIDFVLHSIGMSPNVRKKRTYDDLDYEMLNTTLDISAISFHKMMQVAKRMDAISEGGSVVALSYMAAQRTIYGYNDMADAKAMLESIARSFGYIYGREHNVRVNTISQSPTITTAGSGVKGFDSLVDFSERVAPLGNADADECADYCVVMFSDLTRKVTMQNLFHDGGFSSMGMSYRAMEQYLKSFDCPESDEKFKEFKDEKGKIIYG
- a CDS encoding exported hypothetical protein (Evidence 5 : Unknown function) encodes the protein MKKALLFLQIFLSPLFTFGLTYNVTVPTGTKVCYIAGEMNGWSQQEMNKVDDTHYTLDIAIATTSQKYKYCSGPSWAYVENIADNRSYSTTDVVTSWTLIYDPNAIATDITYTVTVPEGTDVCYFAGLSTGWVHKQMSRVDATHFKIIVNSGNKDIYKYCSGPDWAYEEVDANGQSISNRNYNSSDIVAKWKQVYYSAPIGVTYNVTVPSGTNTCYLSGDMNNWSFTPMIKTDDTHFMVNIPDAKNYQKYIYYSGPDLAYKEKKSDDSNVADRSFSYYDVVEKWSSIYSPGSSISLTSNFSQQSYECETTLPITWTSSNIQNVRVLFSGDYGLTWSEIASVPAGNGMYNWTLPSKAFYQCKIMICDASNNLVSSATKEMFVVYNHLPEKVDPLLKNYYQVFTDPYNEKYPVTTTADSDNINGKVGNACGPTAVSNILAYWEFPRKGFGARTFTDIKNCTWSADFSSADYNFDLTNDQLTTSSPQALIDANATLMYHAGVSMHDIYRSGNSVGVLNAFKQYFGYNAGTVELCRDDYLPEQWEKIMKSELSLGRPQMIQGWANYFEDGGYGGHWFMCDGYSADNLFHISLDYGENGGRKYCPLYEFDYYKMRNWTFAYLEPEKNGRNIQLIFPVGEENWKQGTVKNIQWTSTGISNVKIEFTENGGESWTTIANNISANLGNYNITLPTIISTKCKIRVSDTSDINIYSRNKTNFSIYDTKSLQLISSISSSVQRGVILPLRWTSKGVNTVTIEYSLNNGQTWDLITEKNADDFVYKWIIPNVISSNCKVRITDKSDNSLLSESSPFSIISNSILGGPYPVDENTLALYHFDNDYFNSVSTQTYAYSFNTTDFISNNENKMDYALRIDNTNSDISSCVVLPYENPLSLIGDWTIEFWFKINSWGGTSTAYPFLFIKSGANYFIFLDVASKSLHVGYDYEGGAENLYLPSNSLELNKWYHILYTRNTTNSTLNCQLHDINRQELISKSANYNPLHIPKTNTEPINIGGYAGGSNVQFDGYIDEVRISNIVRDFVSTGINTVKTDPLFSIYPNPSNGIIHINWKKGITEGEISFMNNLGQILLKKNITEIRNNSISLKNFPEGIYYIKLSDKNNCWTEKIILK